A stretch of the Capsicum annuum cultivar UCD-10X-F1 chromosome 8, UCD10Xv1.1, whole genome shotgun sequence genome encodes the following:
- the LOC107840409 gene encoding glycine-rich RNA-binding protein isoform X2 — MAEVEYRCFVGGLAWATNDQTLADAFSQFGEVTESKIINDRETGRSRGFGFVTFKDEQSMKDAIEGMNGQDLDGRNITVNEAQSRGGGGGGGRGGGGGYGGGRREGGGGYGGGRREGGGGGYGGGGGYGGGRREGGYGGGGGGYGGGDRYNDGGSRYSRGGGGGASDGNWRN, encoded by the exons atggcAGAAGTTGAGTATAGGTGCTTTGTCGGTGGTCTAGCTTGGGCTACTAATGACCAAACACTTGCGGATGCTTTTTCTCAGTTCGGCGAAGTTACGGAATCCAAG ATTATTAATGATAGGGAAACTGGTAGATCTAGAGGATTTGGATTTGTTACCTTCAAGGATGAGCAATCCATGAAGGATGCTATTGAAGGGATGAACGGCCAGGATCTTGATGGTCGTAACATCACTGTGAATGAAGCTCAGTCCCGCGGTGGCGGCGGCGGTGGTGGAAGAGGCGGTGGCGGCGGCTATGGAGGTGGCCGACGTGAAGGAGGTGGTGGCTACGGAGGTGGCAGACGTGAAGGCGGTGGTGGTGGATATGGTGGTGGCGGCGGTTACGGTGGTGGCCGTCGCGAAGGTGGTTATGGTGGTGGAGGTGGTGGATATGGCGGCGGTGACCGCTACAATGATGGTGGATCTCGCTACTCAAGAGGTGGCGGCGGTGGTGCTTCCGATGGGAACTGGAGGAATTAG
- the LOC107840409 gene encoding glycine-rich RNA-binding protein 1 isoform X1, whose amino-acid sequence MTKHLRMLFLSSAKLRNPRSVVALQGRDRIRASFGFVDSLLLIDSLLLLLLCYYVTICYYYSNFPETIINDRETGRSRGFGFVTFKDEQSMKDAIEGMNGQDLDGRNITVNEAQSRGGGGGGGRGGGGGYGGGRREGGGGYGGGRREGGGGGYGGGGGYGGGRREGGYGGGGGGYGGGDRYNDGGSRYSRGGGGGASDGNWRN is encoded by the exons ATGACCAAACACTTGCGGATGCTTTTTCTCAGTTCGGCGAAGTTACGGAATCCAAGGTCTGTTGTTGCGCTGCAGGGCAGAGATCGGATCCGAGCCAGCTTTGGCTTCGTAGACTCTCTGTTACTGATTGATTCTCTGTTACTACTGTTACTCTGTTACTATGTTACTATTTGTTACTATTATTCCAATTTCCCTGAAACG ATTATTAATGATAGGGAAACTGGTAGATCTAGAGGATTTGGATTTGTTACCTTCAAGGATGAGCAATCCATGAAGGATGCTATTGAAGGGATGAACGGCCAGGATCTTGATGGTCGTAACATCACTGTGAATGAAGCTCAGTCCCGCGGTGGCGGCGGCGGTGGTGGAAGAGGCGGTGGCGGCGGCTATGGAGGTGGCCGACGTGAAGGAGGTGGTGGCTACGGAGGTGGCAGACGTGAAGGCGGTGGTGGTGGATATGGTGGTGGCGGCGGTTACGGTGGTGGCCGTCGCGAAGGTGGTTATGGTGGTGGAGGTGGTGGATATGGCGGCGGTGACCGCTACAATGATGGTGGATCTCGCTACTCAAGAGGTGGCGGCGGTGGTGCTTCCGATGGGAACTGGAGGAATTAG